One Candidatus Melainabacteria bacterium DNA segment encodes these proteins:
- a CDS encoding response regulator has product MRGCAGDSMAENILIAEDDMTQCWLLESHLRQLGYSVIIARDGREAVSLAQTTACRLILMDLNMPMMDGYEATRLIRNFERSKAADAVPIIAMKEHADLDKSIPFGMSGYLRKPIVREELQAILNESDCRCLIQKRLGLQSGKNLGDDKSEGHNQSGALRSSLLRQRNRSNG; this is encoded by the coding sequence ATGCGCGGGTGCGCTGGAGACTCTATGGCGGAAAACATACTTATTGCGGAAGACGATATGACGCAATGTTGGTTGCTTGAGTCGCATCTGAGGCAGCTCGGCTATTCGGTCATCATTGCACGGGACGGCAGGGAAGCAGTGAGCCTTGCGCAGACCACAGCCTGTCGGCTTATTCTCATGGACCTGAATATGCCGATGATGGATGGATATGAAGCGACCAGATTGATTCGTAATTTTGAGCGGTCGAAAGCGGCTGATGCGGTGCCGATAATCGCGATGAAAGAGCATGCTGATTTGGATAAAAGTATTCCTTTCGGAATGTCTGGCTATTTGCGAAAACCAATCGTTCGAGAGGAGCTTCAAGCTATTTTGAACGAGAGTGATTGCCGCTGTTTGATCCAAAAGCGGTTGGGTCTGCAGTCTGGTAAAAATTTAGGCGATGATAAAAGCGAAGGTCACAATCAATCTGGAGCGCTGCGGAGTTCGTTACTGAGACAGCGAAACCGGAGTAATGGATAA
- a CDS encoding XRE family transcriptional regulator: protein MVRTNKLLQAPPYDVEQCMKRLGENLRVARIRRHLTIEDVAERIGTGPRAVMDAEKGKPATGLVVYAALLWLYDQLNQLENVADPSNDEVGLALALARERKRVRKKRDLDRDF from the coding sequence ATGGTGAGAACTAACAAATTACTTCAGGCGCCCCCTTATGACGTGGAGCAGTGCATGAAACGACTTGGCGAAAATTTGCGAGTCGCCCGTATTCGGCGTCATTTGACGATAGAGGATGTTGCGGAGCGAATTGGTACGGGTCCACGTGCGGTGATGGACGCAGAGAAGGGTAAACCTGCAACGGGACTGGTGGTTTATGCAGCGTTGCTGTGGCTTTACGATCAACTTAATCAACTTGAGAATGTTGCAGATCCTTCCAACGACGAAGTGGGATTAGCGCTGGCACTAGCGCGTGAACGCAAGCGGGTCCGCAAGAAAAGAGACTTAGATCGTGATTTCTAA
- a CDS encoding response regulator transcription factor, whose product MSKILLVDDDEELTSMVAAWLTAEHYIVEVVHDGADALYRLEQLSYDAIILDLSLPHMDGLEVCKRFREKGGVTPILMLTGRATIDNKETGLDSGADDYLTKPFDMRELMARIRSVLRRPETYKSNMLHSGDIVLDTTTRVVTKGGKSISIMPVDLALLEFFMRHPNQVISTDAILDRVWHCDKSVTSNALRSSIKRLRRHLDDEGADSIIENIQKFGYCFKPRT is encoded by the coding sequence ATGTCAAAGATCCTGCTCGTAGACGATGACGAAGAGCTCACATCGATGGTGGCGGCGTGGTTAACGGCGGAGCATTACATCGTCGAGGTAGTGCACGATGGTGCAGATGCACTTTACAGGCTGGAACAACTGAGCTACGACGCTATCATTCTCGATCTCTCACTGCCTCACATGGATGGCTTGGAAGTGTGTAAGAGATTTCGCGAGAAAGGCGGAGTAACTCCCATTCTTATGCTAACGGGCAGAGCCACCATCGATAACAAAGAGACCGGTCTCGATTCTGGAGCAGACGACTATCTAACTAAACCGTTCGACATGCGCGAGTTAATGGCGCGTATTCGTTCCGTGCTGCGCCGCCCTGAGACATACAAAAGTAATATGCTCCACTCGGGCGATATTGTCCTGGACACAACCACTCGCGTCGTAACCAAGGGTGGCAAAAGCATTTCAATAATGCCGGTCGATTTGGCTCTGCTCGAGTTTTTCATGCGGCATCCCAACCAAGTGATAAGCACCGATGCCATCCTCGATCGTGTATGGCACTGCGATAAAAGCGTCACTAGCAATGCCCTCCGTTCATCGATCAAACGATTGAGACGACACTTGGATGACGAAGGAGCTGACTCGATTATCGAGAATATTCAAAAATTCGGTTACTGCTTCAAGCCTAGAACATAG
- a CDS encoding type II toxin-antitoxin system HipA family toxin, whose translation MQDRLGNSLGRFVYGDKYLSRANAVEIDPLDLKLTKRTYETVRLSGIFGAIRDAGPDYWGRRVIEKHSGKSQLGELDYLLESPDDRAGALAFGLGKEPPAPKRKFNQTIDLERLHQLADALIRDEIEHADHLATQIQDLILLGTSMGGARPKAVVEDNIGLWVAKFSRPDDRWNNPRVEYAMLELARQCGINVARSRLENVAGKDVLLVQRFDREKTSRGYNRARMISGLTLLRAEDSAQQRNRWSYVLLAEELRRVVAEPRKDATELFRRMCFNALISNLDDHPRNHALIAMDMDWKLSPAYDLTPSPVISEERRDLAMACGDQGRFANMDNLLSQSPRFLLERDQAAHIVSDMRDQIKASWNSVVRSCGVSMKDAETIRRAFVYDGFAAKENQ comes from the coding sequence ATGCAAGATCGGCTCGGAAACTCACTCGGGCGTTTTGTGTATGGCGACAAATATCTGTCACGCGCAAATGCTGTTGAAATTGATCCACTCGATTTGAAGCTCACGAAGCGCACTTATGAGACTGTGCGACTTAGTGGCATATTTGGTGCTATTCGCGATGCTGGTCCTGACTATTGGGGGCGACGCGTAATCGAAAAGCATTCAGGAAAGTCGCAACTTGGCGAGCTTGATTATCTTCTAGAATCGCCTGACGACCGAGCCGGTGCACTCGCGTTTGGCTTGGGAAAGGAACCGCCAGCGCCCAAAAGAAAGTTCAACCAAACAATTGATCTGGAGCGACTTCATCAGTTGGCCGATGCTTTGATTCGCGATGAGATTGAGCATGCAGATCACTTGGCTACTCAGATTCAAGATTTGATTCTTCTTGGTACCTCTATGGGTGGTGCTCGGCCAAAAGCGGTTGTGGAGGACAACATCGGACTCTGGGTTGCGAAATTCAGCCGGCCTGATGATCGCTGGAATAATCCTCGCGTCGAATACGCGATGCTTGAACTTGCCAGACAATGTGGTATCAATGTTGCCCGCAGCCGGCTTGAAAACGTTGCTGGGAAAGACGTTCTGCTGGTGCAGCGATTTGACCGTGAGAAAACCAGTCGTGGTTATAATCGCGCTCGGATGATAAGCGGTTTGACACTGCTTCGTGCTGAGGATTCAGCACAGCAGCGAAATCGATGGTCATACGTGCTTCTAGCTGAAGAACTGCGAAGGGTCGTCGCTGAACCGAGAAAAGATGCGACGGAATTATTTCGCCGTATGTGCTTTAATGCGCTTATTTCCAATCTCGATGACCATCCGCGCAATCACGCACTGATTGCTATGGATATGGACTGGAAACTTTCTCCTGCGTACGATTTGACTCCATCGCCTGTTATCTCCGAAGAGCGCCGAGATCTCGCTATGGCATGTGGAGATCAAGGACGATTTGCAAACATGGATAATCTCTTGTCGCAGAGCCCTCGTTTCTTGCTTGAGCGTGATCAGGCTGCGCATATCGTTTCGGATATGCGAGATCAAATCAAAGCGAGCTGGAATAGCGTGGTTCGCTCATGCGGCGTCAGTATGAAAGATGCGGAGACAATCCGCAGAGCATTTGTGTATGATGGTTTTGCAGCTAAAGAGAATCAGTAA
- a CDS encoding S9 family peptidase gives MSIRKLLGIQLISVVTAAAPLISTVAHAKVVSTRTAGSSPSHPKVVSTSTAGSPTSHAKELSQKPSGSAVAATARAADGASGYNVPPKNILDVMLAPAPPMPKVSPTYDSVLLVSWQDYPSIARVATPFLKLAGVRVEPKNHSKHDSPGGYGITPCASNFDVVRTADGAMVHVTLPKAGCPGNPFWAADGKQFAFVNAAADSVELWVADAKTGAARQIPGAKMNPMLDNELQWMPDQKTLLVKLVPDELGAPPPQPVTPIGPSIQESKGEKGQSSTYETRDTLRNKHDEDLFDYYSATQLALVDTATGKITKIGKPGSYETVDAAPDGKHILVYSIHKPYSYITTYDRFPHDVEVWDVSNPAQVVKKTVASLPLADRVPIHGVPTGPREFSWRSTEPATLVWAEALDGGDWNAKVPARDKVMMLRAPFDSAPIEITKMEQRYDGLDWGEQPNFALLQEQDQNRHWKRTFIVNVDDRQGKPRLLWDLSTDEKYKNPGNPVHRRLANGAFVVRQKGDSIYLSGTGASADGDRPFLDCLDTKTLKSQRLFRSDKTALERFLAFTGEDGQTFLTWHESPTDPPNVFVRTLGKPVDAPEGEATVASTSVALTHLPDPAPEVRAIKKRLVKYKRADGLDLSFTLYTPPGYKEGTRVPTILYAYPLDYADASVAGQVTGSQSTFTRLRNYKLLLLAGYAIIDNAAFPIVGDPKKAYDTYLDQLVADAKAAVDEAVRLGVADPDRIGVTGHSHGALMTVNLVGHSDLFRAGVATSGSYNKTLTAFGFQNERRSVWEAPEVYLKVSPFFVANKLKTPLCIVHGAEDANPGTTPLQATMLYEAVRGNGGTVRLVMLPHEPHWYTALESNEQLVYDMLTWFDKYVKNAPPRTTSAVSSSN, from the coding sequence ATGTCGATCCGGAAACTACTGGGCATTCAACTCATCAGCGTGGTCACTGCCGCAGCGCCACTCATCTCGACGGTGGCTCACGCAAAGGTCGTGTCCACGAGAACTGCAGGTTCGTCGCCGAGTCATCCGAAGGTCGTGTCCACGAGTACTGCAGGTTCACCGACGAGTCATGCGAAGGAGCTTTCACAGAAACCCTCCGGTTCAGCGGTAGCAGCTACGGCCAGAGCAGCGGACGGCGCTAGCGGCTACAATGTGCCGCCGAAAAACATTCTAGATGTCATGCTCGCGCCCGCGCCGCCCATGCCGAAAGTGAGTCCGACCTATGATTCTGTTCTGCTTGTATCTTGGCAAGATTATCCATCTATTGCTCGCGTCGCAACTCCGTTTCTGAAACTCGCCGGCGTGCGCGTTGAGCCTAAGAATCACAGTAAACATGATAGCCCTGGTGGATATGGCATAACCCCTTGCGCAAGCAACTTTGATGTTGTTCGCACCGCCGATGGTGCAATGGTGCATGTCACACTGCCCAAGGCTGGATGTCCTGGTAATCCGTTTTGGGCTGCTGACGGAAAACAATTCGCATTTGTGAATGCCGCAGCCGATTCTGTTGAACTGTGGGTTGCGGATGCAAAAACAGGTGCTGCTCGCCAGATTCCGGGCGCCAAAATGAACCCGATGCTGGATAACGAACTGCAGTGGATGCCCGACCAGAAAACATTGCTGGTCAAGCTCGTGCCTGATGAATTGGGCGCGCCGCCGCCTCAGCCTGTGACGCCGATCGGACCCAGCATCCAGGAGTCGAAAGGTGAGAAGGGCCAGAGCAGCACGTACGAAACTCGCGATACTCTGCGCAATAAACACGACGAAGATCTCTTCGACTACTATTCCGCGACTCAGTTGGCTTTAGTCGATACTGCGACAGGAAAGATCACCAAGATCGGCAAGCCTGGAAGCTACGAAACAGTTGATGCTGCGCCAGACGGCAAGCATATCCTTGTTTATTCAATCCATAAACCGTACTCGTACATAACTACTTACGATCGATTCCCTCACGATGTCGAAGTTTGGGACGTATCAAATCCAGCACAGGTGGTTAAGAAAACTGTTGCTTCTCTGCCGCTTGCAGACCGCGTTCCTATTCACGGTGTGCCGACTGGTCCGCGCGAATTCTCGTGGCGTTCGACCGAGCCAGCGACGCTTGTTTGGGCTGAAGCTCTCGACGGCGGTGACTGGAATGCTAAGGTGCCGGCGCGTGATAAAGTGATGATGCTGAGGGCGCCTTTCGACTCTGCTCCCATTGAAATTACAAAAATGGAACAGCGGTACGACGGGCTCGATTGGGGCGAACAGCCGAATTTCGCCTTGTTGCAAGAGCAGGATCAGAACAGACACTGGAAGCGCACTTTTATTGTCAACGTTGATGATCGGCAAGGAAAGCCGCGTTTGTTGTGGGATCTTTCCACTGACGAAAAGTACAAGAATCCTGGCAATCCTGTGCATCGCCGACTCGCCAATGGTGCTTTTGTGGTGCGTCAGAAAGGTGATTCGATTTATCTTTCCGGAACTGGTGCCTCTGCCGATGGCGATCGACCGTTCCTCGATTGTCTCGATACCAAAACACTAAAATCGCAACGCTTGTTCCGGAGTGATAAGACTGCTCTCGAGCGTTTTCTGGCATTCACCGGTGAGGATGGGCAGACCTTCTTAACCTGGCACGAATCTCCAACTGACCCTCCAAATGTTTTTGTGCGCACGCTGGGCAAACCGGTGGACGCACCAGAGGGGGAAGCAACTGTTGCTTCGACGAGCGTTGCCTTAACTCACCTCCCTGACCCTGCGCCGGAAGTACGCGCGATCAAAAAGCGTCTGGTGAAGTACAAGCGCGCCGATGGGCTCGACCTTTCTTTCACCTTGTACACTCCGCCTGGTTACAAGGAAGGAACTCGGGTGCCGACGATTCTGTATGCGTATCCGCTCGACTATGCGGATGCTTCAGTCGCTGGTCAAGTCACTGGTTCGCAATCGACCTTCACCAGACTGCGTAACTACAAACTCTTGTTGCTTGCTGGCTATGCGATTATCGACAACGCGGCTTTCCCAATCGTTGGCGATCCGAAGAAGGCATACGACACTTATCTCGATCAACTCGTTGCCGACGCAAAGGCTGCCGTCGATGAAGCGGTTCGACTTGGAGTTGCTGACCCTGACCGTATCGGAGTAACAGGGCACAGCCATGGTGCGTTGATGACGGTGAACCTGGTTGGGCACTCGGATCTCTTCAGGGCCGGGGTCGCCACCAGCGGTTCGTACAATAAGACGCTTACGGCTTTCGGATTCCAGAATGAGCGGCGCTCTGTGTGGGAGGCACCTGAAGTTTATTTGAAGGTGTCACCATTCTTCGTTGCGAATAAGTTGAAGACCCCGTTGTGCATCGTACATGGTGCAGAGGATGCGAACCCTGGTACCACGCCGTTGCAGGCGACTATGCTTTACGAAGCTGTTCGTGGCAATGGTGGCACGGTGCGTCTGGTCATGCTGCCGCACGAGCCGCACTGGTACACTGCGCTTGAGTCGAATGAGCAGCTTGTTTACGACATGCTGACCTGGTTCGACAAGTATGTGAAAAACGCGCCGCCTCGTACTACTTCGGCTGTGTCGAGTTCCAACTAA
- a CDS encoding cytochrome P450: MVTTSTQYCNPITNTDQNFLNNPYPELKRLREGAPVYWVSEQKYWLVSRYDDVQTVMKNNSFGKQIHTWKHSRRPLLAIFFPQLLYLRKTIGSWLLNLNPPDHTRVRTLIAKAFTPSSIEALMPEIEQLADKVAQEMSKKSSPEVPLDIVHEFAFPFPLAVIGLILGIPVHDGDKLRFWSQQVVGLIGGSRELKKLMTAGSAMKQFAAYIKPHIEARRKNPTNDLLSVLVQAENEGDKLKTEELVASSILFLVAGFETTVNLIANCLICMDRFPDQAALLKANPELVSAFVTETLRFESPAQVAPRLAQTDTTIGGTSIKNGDMVWLLLGSANRDSAKFANADTFDMQRQESRNLAFGDGIHRCIGAGLAESEAAIALKVLNKHFPDLRIQQPVNFQSPFGLRGPSKLLVTLS; encoded by the coding sequence ATGGTTACAACCAGCACTCAATACTGCAACCCGATCACTAACACAGACCAAAACTTCCTGAACAATCCATATCCGGAGCTGAAAAGACTTCGCGAAGGTGCTCCTGTTTACTGGGTTTCGGAGCAAAAATATTGGCTGGTCAGTCGTTACGACGATGTTCAAACAGTAATGAAAAACAATTCTTTCGGCAAGCAGATCCACACATGGAAACACAGCCGCAGACCGCTGTTGGCAATTTTCTTTCCCCAGCTTTTGTATCTGCGGAAAACAATCGGCAGTTGGCTTCTCAATCTCAACCCGCCCGACCACACTCGCGTGCGAACTCTCATTGCCAAGGCATTCACGCCCAGCAGCATCGAGGCACTGATGCCCGAAATCGAACAGCTTGCGGACAAGGTTGCACAAGAGATGAGTAAGAAGTCGTCGCCAGAAGTTCCGCTAGATATTGTTCATGAATTTGCATTCCCGTTTCCGCTTGCCGTGATCGGTTTGATCTTGGGAATCCCAGTGCACGACGGAGACAAATTGAGGTTCTGGTCGCAGCAGGTCGTGGGTCTAATCGGCGGCAGTAGAGAGCTGAAGAAGCTTATGACTGCCGGCTCCGCCATGAAACAATTTGCCGCCTACATCAAACCACACATCGAAGCACGTCGAAAAAATCCGACGAACGATCTCCTGTCAGTGCTGGTGCAGGCAGAGAACGAAGGCGACAAGCTTAAGACGGAGGAATTAGTTGCGAGCAGCATTCTTTTCCTCGTCGCAGGTTTTGAAACGACCGTCAATCTAATAGCTAACTGCTTGATCTGCATGGATCGCTTTCCAGACCAAGCAGCCCTGCTCAAAGCGAACCCCGAGCTGGTTAGCGCGTTTGTAACCGAAACACTCCGATTCGAAAGCCCGGCACAGGTGGCGCCTCGATTAGCCCAAACGGATACAACCATCGGCGGTACCAGCATCAAGAACGGCGATATGGTCTGGCTATTGCTGGGAAGTGCAAATCGCGACTCTGCAAAATTCGCCAATGCAGATACATTTGACATGCAACGTCAGGAATCACGCAACCTTGCCTTTGGCGACGGAATTCATCGGTGCATCGGCGCCGGACTGGCCGAATCGGAAGCCGCGATAGCGCTGAAAGTATTGAACAAGCACTTTCCTGATCTGCGCATACAGCAACCGGTAAACTTCCAGTCACCATTTGGACTGAGAGGTCCGAGCAAACTGCTAGTCACACTTTCGTGA
- a CDS encoding DUF1624 domain-containing protein, translating to MTEQTPKRFLPLDVFRGMTVCFMIVVNTQGTSKLIYPALDHAKWHGFTPTDLVFPSFLFAVGNALSFTLSKYEAKGNRAVLLKTLKRTAIIFLIGFIILWLPFKKPLSHTRILGVLQRIALCYCGASLMIHYLPRKAVIALSIIFLLGYWAILYFCGAPGDPYSLQGNAVLPLDRLILGDAHMYKGEGIPFDPEGILSTIPAVVNVLAGYYTGCFIQKHGDKTDSLIKLAGAGGILIALAQLWNIVLPINKKLWTSSYVLQTVGIDLVILAALIAIIEKLHCVKWTEFFTVFGKNTLFIYVLSDLFIIAMIHTYVSSDMNVYRYFTERIQSIVPGEPGSMLFGISAMVLCWGICKILDWKKIYIKV from the coding sequence GTGACAGAGCAGACACCGAAGCGATTCCTTCCACTAGACGTATTCAGAGGCATGACCGTATGCTTCATGATTGTTGTCAACACACAAGGAACTTCGAAATTAATCTACCCGGCGCTTGACCATGCGAAGTGGCACGGCTTCACTCCGACAGATCTTGTATTTCCATCTTTCCTATTTGCCGTAGGCAATGCACTCAGTTTCACCCTGAGCAAATACGAGGCAAAAGGCAATCGCGCGGTGCTGCTAAAAACACTCAAGCGCACCGCGATAATATTCTTGATCGGATTCATAATACTCTGGTTGCCTTTCAAAAAACCGCTATCGCACACGCGCATTCTCGGCGTCTTGCAACGAATCGCTCTGTGTTACTGCGGTGCATCACTGATGATCCATTACTTGCCGCGCAAAGCAGTAATTGCTCTATCGATAATATTCTTGCTCGGTTACTGGGCGATCTTGTACTTTTGCGGAGCACCAGGTGATCCATACAGCTTGCAAGGAAACGCCGTACTTCCGCTGGACCGGCTGATCCTGGGGGACGCCCACATGTACAAGGGCGAAGGCATTCCCTTCGACCCGGAAGGCATACTCAGCACGATACCAGCAGTGGTGAATGTCCTGGCTGGATACTACACGGGGTGCTTCATTCAAAAGCACGGAGATAAAACTGACTCACTGATCAAACTCGCTGGTGCAGGCGGCATTCTTATCGCTCTCGCACAGCTGTGGAACATCGTCTTGCCGATTAACAAAAAACTCTGGACGAGCTCGTATGTTTTGCAAACGGTCGGCATAGACTTAGTGATACTGGCAGCGTTGATTGCGATAATCGAAAAATTACACTGTGTAAAATGGACGGAATTTTTTACCGTCTTTGGCAAAAACACTCTCTTCATCTATGTTCTCAGTGATCTATTCATAATTGCGATGATCCACACGTACGTTTCCAGCGATATGAACGTCTATCGCTATTTCACAGAGCGTATTCAATCTATTGTTCCGGGAGAACCGGGCTCAATGTTATTCGGCATCAGCGCTATGGTTCTGTGTTGGGGCATTTGCAAGATTCTGGATTGGAAGAAAATCTACATCAAGGTGTGA